One segment of Scyliorhinus torazame isolate Kashiwa2021f chromosome 14, sScyTor2.1, whole genome shotgun sequence DNA contains the following:
- the LOC140389953 gene encoding hepatic and glial cell adhesion molecule-like isoform X1 codes for MQLFVFCLFIVCGEALNVRTDTINNAIAGEQALFPIQHQGTDQYDVTFRSKSPVAFKIFTWKSNNPEELHIVHPLYKHRVVIDGGFVMLNDVQVDDNGEYEINIDYYGTELKNRDESTFRMQVFEPVSQPETAILGNCKSSSNITLNCFVSNGTNVMMHWEKLSLFGVLNETYDGTLLVIDCVTEEEQYVYRCIAENPVSNATSDPLTVSLYNGANPKGKIHRLMFLVPLVMAVLAVPVPIILYLLWSTFFKGSTIEFFQIQSVRWLPGRLHLDLPRELATSSRMACSIGGTSYTHVPADALPPLACCSSPSQCQPTTDEDRAAVLQKFNDLLRASRQCA; via the exons ATGCAATTATTTG TATTCTGTTTGTTTATAGTGTGTGGAGAAGCGTTGAATGTCAGAACTGATACCATCAACAACGCCATTGCAGGAGAACAGGCCCTGTTCCCCATCCAGCATCAAGGCACCGATCAATATGATGTTACATTTAGATCGAAATCTCCTGTGGCCTTTAAGATTTTTACATGGAAATCTAATAATCCGGAGGAGCTGCATATTGTccacccactgtataaacaccgagTTGTAATTGACGGAGGTTTTGTGATGCTGAATGATGTACAGGTTGATGATAATGGAGAATATGAAATAAACATTGACTACTATGGGACAGAACTGAAAAACCGTGATGAAAGTACATTCAGGATGCAGGTCTTTG AACCAGTATCCCAGCCTGAAACAGCGATTCTTGGTAACTGTAAGAGTTCATCAAATATCACTTTGAACTGCTTTGTCTCCAATGGAACAAATGTCATGATGCACTGGGAAAAGTTGTCCTTGTTTGGAGTTCTCAATGAGACATATGATGGGACGCTGCTTGTTATAGACTGTGTTACCGAAGAGGAACAATATGTGTACAGATGCATCGCAGAAAACCCAGTCAGTAACGCAACCAGCGACCCCCTTACTGTCAGCCTTTATAACGGGGCCAATCCcaagg GTAAAATACACCGTTTGATGTTTCTGGTCCCTTTGGTGATGGCAGTTCTGGCAGTTCCGGTGCCAATCATTCTGTACCTCCTCTGGTCTACTTTCTTCAAGGGAAGCA CCATAGAATTTTTCCAGATCCAGTCAGTGCGATGGCTGCCAGGACGCCTGCATCTAGATCTTCCAAGGGAGCTCGCAACAAGCTCCAGGATGGCGTGCAGCATAGGCGGGACCTCCTACACCCACGTTCCTGCAGACGCTCTTCCACCCCTCGCCTGCTGTAGCAGCCCTAGTCAGTGCCAGCCCACTACAGACGAGGACAGGGCAGCAGTGCTTCAGAAGTTTAATGACCTTCTTCGGGCGTCCAGG CAATGTGCATGA
- the LOC140389953 gene encoding hepatic and glial cell adhesion molecule-like isoform X3, with translation MQLFVFCLFIVCGEALNVRTDTINNAIAGEQALFPIQHQGTDQYDVTFRSKSPVAFKIFTWKSNNPEELHIVHPLYKHRVVIDGGFVMLNDVQVDDNGEYEINIDYYGTELKNRDESTFRMQVFEPVSQPETAILGNCKSSSNITLNCFVSNGTNVMMHWEKLSLFGVLNETYDGTLLVIDCVTEEEQYVYRCIAENPVSNATSDPLTVSLYNGANPKGKIHRLMFLVPLVMAVLAVPVPIILYLLWSTFFKGSKQTSSFTRGRSSAPKASDIETNLLDFNLVL, from the exons ATGCAATTATTTG TATTCTGTTTGTTTATAGTGTGTGGAGAAGCGTTGAATGTCAGAACTGATACCATCAACAACGCCATTGCAGGAGAACAGGCCCTGTTCCCCATCCAGCATCAAGGCACCGATCAATATGATGTTACATTTAGATCGAAATCTCCTGTGGCCTTTAAGATTTTTACATGGAAATCTAATAATCCGGAGGAGCTGCATATTGTccacccactgtataaacaccgagTTGTAATTGACGGAGGTTTTGTGATGCTGAATGATGTACAGGTTGATGATAATGGAGAATATGAAATAAACATTGACTACTATGGGACAGAACTGAAAAACCGTGATGAAAGTACATTCAGGATGCAGGTCTTTG AACCAGTATCCCAGCCTGAAACAGCGATTCTTGGTAACTGTAAGAGTTCATCAAATATCACTTTGAACTGCTTTGTCTCCAATGGAACAAATGTCATGATGCACTGGGAAAAGTTGTCCTTGTTTGGAGTTCTCAATGAGACATATGATGGGACGCTGCTTGTTATAGACTGTGTTACCGAAGAGGAACAATATGTGTACAGATGCATCGCAGAAAACCCAGTCAGTAACGCAACCAGCGACCCCCTTACTGTCAGCCTTTATAACGGGGCCAATCCcaagg GTAAAATACACCGTTTGATGTTTCTGGTCCCTTTGGTGATGGCAGTTCTGGCAGTTCCGGTGCCAATCATTCTGTACCTCCTCTGGTCTACTTTCTTCAAGGGAAGCA aacagacctcttcattcacccgaggaaggagcagcgctccgaaagctagtgacatcgaaacaaacctgttggactttaacctggtgttgtaa
- the LOC140389953 gene encoding hepatic and glial cell adhesion molecule-like isoform X4 has product MQLFVFCLFIVCGEALNVRTDTINNAIAGEQALFPIQHQGTDQYDVTFRSKSPVAFKIFTWKSNNPEELHIVHPLYKHRVVIDGGFVMLNDVQVDDNGEYEINIDYYGTELKNRDESTFRMQVFEPVSQPETAILGNCKSSSNITLNCFVSNGTNVMMHWEKLSLFGVLNETYDGTLLVIDCVTEEEQYVYRCIAENPVSNATSDPLTVSLYNGANPKGKIHRLMFLVPLVMAVLAVPVPIILYLLWSTFFKGSTMCMRK; this is encoded by the exons ATGCAATTATTTG TATTCTGTTTGTTTATAGTGTGTGGAGAAGCGTTGAATGTCAGAACTGATACCATCAACAACGCCATTGCAGGAGAACAGGCCCTGTTCCCCATCCAGCATCAAGGCACCGATCAATATGATGTTACATTTAGATCGAAATCTCCTGTGGCCTTTAAGATTTTTACATGGAAATCTAATAATCCGGAGGAGCTGCATATTGTccacccactgtataaacaccgagTTGTAATTGACGGAGGTTTTGTGATGCTGAATGATGTACAGGTTGATGATAATGGAGAATATGAAATAAACATTGACTACTATGGGACAGAACTGAAAAACCGTGATGAAAGTACATTCAGGATGCAGGTCTTTG AACCAGTATCCCAGCCTGAAACAGCGATTCTTGGTAACTGTAAGAGTTCATCAAATATCACTTTGAACTGCTTTGTCTCCAATGGAACAAATGTCATGATGCACTGGGAAAAGTTGTCCTTGTTTGGAGTTCTCAATGAGACATATGATGGGACGCTGCTTGTTATAGACTGTGTTACCGAAGAGGAACAATATGTGTACAGATGCATCGCAGAAAACCCAGTCAGTAACGCAACCAGCGACCCCCTTACTGTCAGCCTTTATAACGGGGCCAATCCcaagg GTAAAATACACCGTTTGATGTTTCTGGTCCCTTTGGTGATGGCAGTTCTGGCAGTTCCGGTGCCAATCATTCTGTACCTCCTCTGGTCTACTTTCTTCAAGGGAAGCA CAATGTGCATGAGGAAATAA
- the LOC140389953 gene encoding hepatic and glial cell adhesion molecule-like isoform X5 — protein MQLFVFCLFIVCGEALNVRTDTINNAIAGEQALFPIQHQGTDQYDVTFRSKSPVAFKIFTWKSNNPEELHIVHPLYKHRVVIDGGFVMLNDVQVDDNGEYEINIDYYGTELKNRDESTFRMQVFEPVSQPETAILGNCKSSSNITLNCFVSNGTNVMMHWEKLSLFGVLNETYDGTLLVIDCVTEEEQYVYRCIAENPVSNATSDPLTVSLYNGANPKGKIHRLMFLVPLVMAVLAVPVPIILYLLWSTFFKGSNVYVC, from the exons ATGCAATTATTTG TATTCTGTTTGTTTATAGTGTGTGGAGAAGCGTTGAATGTCAGAACTGATACCATCAACAACGCCATTGCAGGAGAACAGGCCCTGTTCCCCATCCAGCATCAAGGCACCGATCAATATGATGTTACATTTAGATCGAAATCTCCTGTGGCCTTTAAGATTTTTACATGGAAATCTAATAATCCGGAGGAGCTGCATATTGTccacccactgtataaacaccgagTTGTAATTGACGGAGGTTTTGTGATGCTGAATGATGTACAGGTTGATGATAATGGAGAATATGAAATAAACATTGACTACTATGGGACAGAACTGAAAAACCGTGATGAAAGTACATTCAGGATGCAGGTCTTTG AACCAGTATCCCAGCCTGAAACAGCGATTCTTGGTAACTGTAAGAGTTCATCAAATATCACTTTGAACTGCTTTGTCTCCAATGGAACAAATGTCATGATGCACTGGGAAAAGTTGTCCTTGTTTGGAGTTCTCAATGAGACATATGATGGGACGCTGCTTGTTATAGACTGTGTTACCGAAGAGGAACAATATGTGTACAGATGCATCGCAGAAAACCCAGTCAGTAACGCAACCAGCGACCCCCTTACTGTCAGCCTTTATAACGGGGCCAATCCcaagg GTAAAATACACCGTTTGATGTTTCTGGTCCCTTTGGTGATGGCAGTTCTGGCAGTTCCGGTGCCAATCATTCTGTACCTCCTCTGGTCTACTTTCTTCAAGGGAAGCA